In one window of Tellurirhabdus rosea DNA:
- a CDS encoding WbqC family protein — MTIAIMQPYFLPYIGYFQLMHAVDKFVLYDDVAFINRGWINRNRLLVNGRDFLFTVPLKDASQNRMIRDIALGDDPKWRAKLLQTINQSYRKAPFYTTALPLLEKIVNLEVKTIAELVRESLVLINDFMGIKTEIVPTSTIYGNQHLKGQERILDICKQEGATRYINPIGGLELYDKELFRQEGIELFFHRSRRAEYPQAGNDFVPWLSVADILMYNDREAVGKMLDEYDLV, encoded by the coding sequence ATGACCATCGCCATCATGCAGCCCTATTTTCTACCCTATATCGGGTATTTCCAGTTGATGCACGCCGTGGACAAATTTGTGCTGTACGACGACGTGGCGTTCATCAACCGGGGCTGGATCAACCGCAATCGCCTGCTGGTCAACGGCCGCGACTTTCTGTTCACGGTGCCGCTGAAAGACGCCAGCCAGAACCGGATGATTCGGGACATCGCGCTGGGCGACGATCCGAAATGGCGCGCCAAACTGCTGCAAACCATCAACCAGAGCTACCGGAAAGCACCTTTCTACACAACGGCCCTTCCTTTATTGGAAAAAATTGTAAACTTGGAGGTTAAGACAATTGCTGAGCTGGTCCGGGAAAGTCTGGTATTAATCAATGACTTTATGGGAATAAAAACCGAAATCGTCCCGACATCGACGATTTACGGAAACCAGCACCTGAAAGGCCAGGAGCGGATTCTGGACATTTGCAAACAGGAAGGCGCCACCCGGTACATCAACCCGATTGGAGGACTGGAATTGTACGATAAAGAGCTTTTCCGGCAGGAAGGCATCGAACTGTTTTTTCACCGTTCCCGCCGGGCGGAATATCCGCAGGCAGGCAATGATTTTGTTCCCTGGCTATCCGTCGCCGACATCCTGATGTACAACGACCGGGAAGCTGTTGGGAAAATGCTGGATGAATACGACCTTGTTTAA
- a CDS encoding acetyltransferase produces MANVVIFGVLDTAELAHFYLTHDSEHTVVAFTVHEEYLKETEFRGLPVVAFEHVQEIYPPGEFQFFAPMTGRNMNRNREKVYQDAKAKGYSFVSYVSSKATLFGNEIGENCFILEDNTIQPFTRIGNNVVLWSGNHIGHHGEIKDHVFFTSHVVMSGHCVIESYSFFGVNSTIRDYTPIAQGTLVGMAAAIYKPTEEWGVYIGNPAKKLPQPSYEVY; encoded by the coding sequence ATGGCGAACGTAGTAATTTTTGGCGTGCTGGATACGGCCGAGCTGGCCCATTTCTACCTCACGCATGATTCGGAGCACACAGTAGTGGCCTTCACGGTTCATGAAGAATACCTGAAAGAAACGGAATTCCGGGGTTTGCCGGTAGTTGCGTTCGAACACGTTCAGGAGATTTATCCGCCGGGCGAATTCCAGTTCTTTGCGCCGATGACCGGCCGGAACATGAACCGGAACCGGGAAAAAGTGTACCAGGACGCCAAAGCCAAAGGGTATTCGTTCGTCTCCTACGTCAGTTCCAAAGCCACACTCTTCGGCAACGAAATCGGCGAAAACTGCTTTATTCTGGAGGACAACACCATCCAGCCGTTCACGCGCATTGGCAACAACGTGGTTCTCTGGAGCGGCAACCACATCGGCCACCACGGCGAAATCAAGGACCACGTTTTTTTCACGTCCCACGTGGTCATGTCGGGGCACTGCGTCATTGAGTCGTACTCGTTCTTCGGCGTCAACAGCACAATCCGGGATTATACGCCCATCGCGCAGGGCACCCTGGTAGGCATGGCCGCAGCCATTTACAAACCCACGGAAGAATGGGGCGTGTACATTGGCAATCCGGCCAAAAAACTCCCGCAACCGAGTTACGAAGTCTATTAA
- a CDS encoding glycosyltransferase family 4 protein produces the protein MKKKILFIGHDANRAGAQLVLLQLLRLLKQRNIPTQLVLGGGGPLEAEFQEVTTVTRMPMAPDNRLARYARHIPGLHRLAGPVLRREEAARWQAFESAVGAPEVELVVVNTVACAVYYRQLARFVNAPVILFAHELALSIRMYSQPDDLRFLLDRSRALIAVSKAVANHYVSVYGYDPARIQLQTLIDRPHFEQLRDEARSLPSIRPNLGIPADAIVVGACGNAEWRKGNDLFTSLARLVVDKLPDYPIHFVWVGVPRTNPWYDDLWMDVEKAGLTDRVHFVEPTPEVFRYTTQFDIFALTSREDPYPLVMLEAALCRVPVVCFDGAGGGPELVEEDGGRVVPYLHLDAMAEAVAELAQNPAQREQAGRRLFEKVAERHPTSQNIEQLVALFQQAQTTQTALS, from the coding sequence TTGAAAAAAAAGATTCTTTTCATCGGCCATGACGCCAACCGGGCGGGCGCTCAACTGGTGCTGCTGCAACTGCTGCGCCTGCTGAAGCAGCGGAACATCCCGACGCAACTGGTCCTTGGCGGGGGCGGTCCGCTGGAAGCGGAGTTTCAGGAAGTGACTACGGTGACCCGGATGCCGATGGCGCCGGACAACCGCCTGGCCCGCTACGCCCGGCACATTCCGGGACTGCACCGGCTGGCGGGCCCGGTCCTGCGCCGCGAAGAGGCGGCCCGCTGGCAGGCGTTCGAAAGCGCCGTCGGGGCGCCGGAGGTGGAGCTTGTGGTGGTCAATACCGTGGCCTGCGCAGTCTATTACCGGCAACTCGCCCGGTTTGTCAACGCCCCCGTCATCCTGTTCGCGCACGAACTCGCGCTGTCGATCCGGATGTACAGCCAGCCCGACGATCTGCGGTTTCTGCTCGACCGCTCCCGTGCATTGATTGCCGTTTCCAAAGCGGTGGCCAACCATTACGTTTCGGTGTACGGCTACGACCCGGCCCGGATTCAGCTTCAGACGCTCATCGACCGTCCGCATTTCGAACAGCTGCGGGACGAAGCCCGGTCGCTGCCATCCATCCGGCCGAACCTCGGCATTCCGGCGGACGCGATTGTGGTGGGGGCCTGCGGCAATGCCGAATGGCGAAAAGGCAACGATCTGTTTACGTCGCTGGCCCGGCTCGTGGTGGACAAACTGCCCGATTACCCCATTCATTTCGTCTGGGTGGGCGTTCCGCGAACAAATCCCTGGTACGACGACCTCTGGATGGACGTCGAAAAAGCGGGCCTGACGGACCGGGTTCACTTCGTGGAGCCGACGCCGGAAGTGTTCCGGTACACCACCCAGTTCGACATTTTTGCCCTTACTTCCCGCGAGGACCCTTACCCGCTGGTCATGCTGGAGGCCGCCCTTTGCCGGGTTCCGGTCGTGTGCTTCGACGGCGCGGGCGGAGGTCCCGAACTGGTGGAGGAGGACGGCGGCCGGGTGGTGCCGTACCTGCACCTCGACGCGATGGCCGAAGCGGTCGCAGAACTGGCCCAGAACCCCGCGCAGCGGGAGCAGGCCGGTCGGCGGCTGTTTGAAAAAGTGGCCGAACGGCATCCCACCAGCCAGAACATTGAACAACTGGTAGCCCTGTTTCAACAGGCTCAGACGACTCAAACGGCTTTGTCCTGA
- a CDS encoding acyltransferase family protein — translation MNSTLGAYSDGIPVRATSRAAEFMPQLDSLRAFAVMAVIVHHWLPHNWLINRTPNGAIGVTLFFVLSGFLITRILIKSRNQVLAGTMTRREAYQTFLIRRALRIFPLYFLILGFVYFFLPHASAIDEYPGYYLFYSYNILLNRTEDWADILSPFWSLAVEEQFYLVWPFVVMLTPRRLLLPMIGLSIGLGVTFRAYFLTQGEIQNILTPTCLDAFGIGALWAALPYERPVTGAFFRRALPAAAAISLAVFVFMLQLPDAHPLRIVFLRLVLSVLSLYAVAQAAEGIGGPVGRVLNQPSLLYMGKISYGLYVFHMLVSSHLANVMMGWMVRHIPRFPALGFWPYLAFSFVVLLALASLSWYFFEKPFNDLKRYFTYQK, via the coding sequence ATGAATTCAACACTTGGGGCTTATTCAGATGGAATTCCCGTTCGGGCCACCAGCCGGGCCGCGGAATTTATGCCGCAGCTGGACTCGCTCCGGGCCTTTGCGGTGATGGCCGTCATCGTTCACCACTGGCTGCCGCACAACTGGCTCATCAACCGGACGCCCAACGGAGCCATTGGCGTGACCCTCTTTTTTGTGCTCAGTGGCTTCCTGATCACCCGGATTCTGATCAAAAGCCGCAACCAGGTGCTGGCGGGGACCATGACCCGCCGCGAAGCGTACCAGACGTTTCTGATTCGCCGGGCGCTTCGTATTTTTCCGCTGTATTTTCTCATCCTGGGGTTTGTCTATTTCTTCCTGCCCCACGCCTCCGCCATCGACGAGTATCCGGGGTATTATCTGTTCTATTCGTACAACATTCTGCTGAACCGGACGGAGGACTGGGCCGACATCCTTTCCCCGTTCTGGTCGCTGGCCGTGGAAGAACAGTTTTACCTCGTCTGGCCGTTTGTGGTCATGCTCACGCCCCGGCGGTTGCTGCTGCCCATGATCGGGCTGAGTATCGGGCTGGGCGTCACGTTCCGGGCTTATTTTCTGACCCAGGGCGAGATCCAGAACATCCTGACACCCACTTGCCTCGACGCCTTCGGCATTGGCGCACTCTGGGCCGCCCTGCCCTACGAACGCCCGGTTACCGGCGCTTTTTTCCGGCGGGCCCTTCCGGCGGCGGCGGCCATCAGTCTGGCGGTATTCGTCTTCATGCTCCAGCTGCCCGACGCCCATCCCCTCCGGATCGTCTTTCTGCGGCTGGTCCTGTCCGTTTTGAGTCTGTACGCCGTCGCGCAGGCGGCCGAAGGCATCGGCGGACCGGTGGGACGGGTGCTCAACCAGCCCTCGCTGCTGTACATGGGCAAAATCAGCTACGGGCTGTACGTCTTTCACATGCTGGTCTCCTCCCACCTGGCCAATGTAATGATGGGCTGGATGGTGCGCCACATTCCCCGATTTCCGGCACTCGGCTTTTGGCCGTATCTTGCGTTCAGTTTTGTGGTGCTGCTGGCGCTCGCTTCGCTCTCGTGGTACTTTTTCGAGAAGCCGTTCAACGATCTGAAACGCTATTTTACTTACCAAAAATAA
- a CDS encoding glycosyltransferase family protein: MTLAFTLCSINYLAQARTLGDSLRQTNPDWQFVIGLVDRLAEANLPEELVPAYPMIEVDRIEIEDFAGMCDRYDITELNTAVKPYYMDYLFRHHPDATEVIYFDPDIIVYQPLTRLSASLAEANLVLTPHTCSPINDWLAPNELNHLNTGIFNLGFIGLRRSEETLRFVDWWKKRLAYECRIDLCNGLFVDQHWVNFAPVYFDRVQVERHPGYNVAYWNLHERTISRDGDRWLVNESELQFFHFSGYSPYKPEEISKYQNRFTFNDRPDIVALFQDYGNRLMTNRNDVYRTYPCHYIKPPKTLYYQRVRQALKNPLNQLIAALEK, translated from the coding sequence ATGACGCTTGCATTTACCCTGTGTTCCATCAACTACCTGGCCCAGGCACGGACGTTAGGGGATTCCCTCCGGCAAACCAATCCGGACTGGCAGTTTGTCATCGGGCTGGTTGACCGCCTTGCGGAGGCGAATCTTCCGGAAGAACTGGTTCCCGCCTACCCGATGATCGAGGTGGACCGGATTGAAATCGAGGACTTTGCGGGCATGTGCGACCGGTACGATATTACGGAGCTGAACACGGCCGTCAAACCCTACTACATGGATTACCTGTTCCGGCACCATCCGGACGCCACCGAGGTCATTTACTTCGACCCCGATATCATTGTTTATCAACCCCTTACCCGGCTTTCGGCCAGTCTCGCCGAGGCCAATCTGGTGCTGACTCCGCATACCTGTTCGCCCATCAACGACTGGCTGGCGCCCAACGAGCTCAATCACCTGAACACGGGCATCTTCAACCTCGGTTTTATCGGCCTTCGCCGGTCGGAGGAGACGCTCCGGTTTGTGGACTGGTGGAAAAAGCGCCTGGCCTACGAATGCCGGATTGACTTATGCAACGGATTGTTCGTTGACCAGCACTGGGTTAATTTTGCGCCGGTTTACTTTGACAGGGTTCAGGTAGAACGCCATCCGGGCTATAATGTCGCCTACTGGAATCTCCACGAACGCACCATTTCGCGGGACGGTGACCGATGGCTGGTGAACGAGTCAGAATTGCAGTTTTTCCACTTCAGTGGATACAGTCCGTACAAACCCGAAGAAATTTCCAAATACCAGAACCGCTTTACATTCAATGACCGGCCCGATATTGTAGCCCTGTTCCAGGATTACGGAAACAGGCTGATGACGAACCGGAACGACGTTTACCGGACCTATCCGTGTCATTACATCAAACCGCCGAAAACGCTCTATTACCAGCGCGTCCGGCAGGCGTTGAAAAACCCGTTGAATCAATTGATTGCGGCACTCGAAAAATAA
- a CDS encoding glycosyltransferase family 9 protein codes for MTSWQRFIALWTHRYKKYSHIGRKFILAYRDFLRFFFIRHLQGKEVVAIILSEQFGDIVACEPVSRRVRALHPKAHIIWMVRKPYKELVEHNPHLDGYLLEYCVSHRIQLLRLGAFDKVYNLHLSHRNCHYCGGDHVNPIADRLDITYHNYLHHGDLLYTFSQAAGLPAMDEEPKVYIPESARQKIAALNLESPIVLHCKPSYPERDWIQDNWDKLVKWLLETYPYPIVEVGLESVVRVKDPRIVNLCGQLSILETAEVIRISKLFIGVESGPAHLANAVGAEAVILLGKTGVFDEFNVYSGRFKRGEDVAILSQPGLYCATIPLDWVRQATEEKLNQPVSK; via the coding sequence ATGACAAGTTGGCAGCGATTCATTGCACTCTGGACACACCGATACAAAAAGTATTCTCACATCGGACGGAAGTTTATCCTGGCTTACCGTGACTTTCTGCGTTTCTTTTTTATTCGGCACCTTCAGGGAAAGGAAGTCGTAGCCATCATTCTCAGCGAGCAGTTTGGCGACATTGTGGCCTGCGAACCGGTTTCGCGCCGGGTTCGGGCCCTTCATCCGAAGGCACACATCATCTGGATGGTGCGCAAGCCGTACAAGGAACTGGTCGAGCACAACCCGCATCTGGACGGCTACCTGCTGGAATACTGCGTGAGCCACCGGATTCAGCTGCTGCGGCTGGGGGCTTTCGACAAAGTCTACAACCTCCACCTCTCTCACCGGAACTGCCACTACTGCGGCGGCGACCACGTGAATCCGATTGCCGACCGCCTGGACATTACCTACCATAACTACCTCCACCACGGAGATTTGCTCTACACATTCTCCCAGGCAGCGGGTCTGCCGGCGATGGACGAAGAACCGAAGGTGTACATCCCGGAGTCAGCGCGGCAGAAAATCGCGGCGCTGAACCTGGAAAGCCCCATCGTGCTGCACTGCAAGCCCAGTTATCCCGAACGCGACTGGATTCAGGACAACTGGGACAAACTGGTGAAATGGCTGCTGGAAACCTATCCGTATCCCATTGTGGAAGTGGGCCTCGAAAGCGTCGTCCGCGTAAAGGACCCGCGCATCGTCAACCTCTGCGGTCAGCTAAGCATTCTCGAAACCGCGGAAGTGATCCGAATCAGCAAACTGTTCATCGGTGTGGAAAGCGGCCCCGCCCACCTGGCCAATGCCGTCGGCGCGGAAGCCGTCATTCTGCTGGGTAAAACGGGCGTATTTGACGAATTTAACGTGTATTCGGGCCGATTCAAACGCGGCGAGGATGTCGCCATCCTGAGCCAGCCCGGTCTGTACTGCGCCACCATTCCGCTGGATTGGGTCAGACAGGCCACCGAAGAGAAACTGAATCAGCCGGTAAGCAAGTAA
- a CDS encoding glycosyltransferase family 2 protein, whose product MTTAEQPTRSLRDFVTVPRFSPERLLSKDASYPKISVVTPSYNQADFLERTMLSVLNQNYPNLEYFVVDGGSTDQSVDVIRKYEKYLAGWVSEKDRGQVDAINKGLRMTTGDIVTFQNSDDLFAPGAFEAVARASRKQPETDVFFGNIYIIDEHDAIREELRQLPFCLECQLYEGMQVHNQALFWKRPLLDRFGYLDESYSFSFDYEFVTRLGIQPGIRMERLIDLWGAFRHHSTAKSSTISEVGDSDSRRIWNHYRPLHRTPMGAGFWQTFCRVRKVTAFIAEGNFRYIWHRLTLK is encoded by the coding sequence GTGACAACTGCCGAACAGCCTACCCGTTCGCTCCGGGATTTTGTAACCGTTCCCCGTTTCAGTCCGGAACGCCTGTTGAGCAAGGATGCCTCCTATCCGAAAATCAGCGTGGTGACACCCTCCTACAACCAGGCGGACTTTCTGGAGCGGACGATGCTCAGCGTTCTGAATCAGAATTACCCCAATCTGGAATACTTCGTCGTGGATGGCGGCTCGACCGACCAGAGCGTGGACGTGATTCGGAAGTACGAAAAATATCTGGCGGGCTGGGTGAGTGAAAAAGACCGCGGGCAGGTGGATGCCATCAACAAGGGCCTGCGGATGACCACGGGAGACATCGTCACGTTTCAGAATTCGGACGACCTGTTTGCGCCCGGCGCTTTTGAGGCCGTCGCCAGGGCCAGCCGGAAGCAGCCGGAGACGGATGTTTTTTTCGGAAACATCTACATCATCGACGAGCACGATGCCATCCGGGAAGAACTGCGACAACTGCCGTTCTGCCTCGAATGTCAGTTGTACGAAGGCATGCAGGTACACAACCAGGCCCTTTTCTGGAAGCGCCCCCTGCTGGACCGCTTCGGGTATCTGGACGAATCCTACAGCTTTTCGTTTGATTATGAATTTGTGACGCGCCTGGGCATTCAGCCCGGCATCCGGATGGAACGCCTGATCGACCTCTGGGGCGCTTTCCGTCACCACTCGACGGCCAAGTCGTCGACCATTTCGGAAGTGGGAGATTCGGACAGCCGCCGCATCTGGAATCATTACCGCCCGCTTCACCGGACTCCGATGGGGGCCGGTTTCTGGCAAACCTTTTGCCGGGTTCGCAAAGTAACCGCCTTTATAGCGGAGGGCAACTTCCGGTACATCTGGCATCGTTTAACGTTGAAATAA
- a CDS encoding glycosyltransferase, translated as MKLFFALGSFYPAQTGGADNSAYWMVRALAKKGHQVSVATTNSGLKPGDVEFDRWKPTEFGEVVYVRTLIHYLPLRLFWYSLRRALRADVVHLNAVFYPISILLGYACALAGKRVVWSVHGELAPEALRYSPRRKKIFLALLGFIKHRAVFHATSPKEAGYVRQVLGASVRVKVIPLFLELPPRETRQTGQPYLLFVGRLHTVKALDRLFDALAAVPEFRTGGWHLKVVGIGEPEYEKALREQVNQLGLTDRVQFLGFRAGEEKYRLMASARATVLPSHTENFSVIVVESLSQGTPVLASIHTPWEILEETGAGWWTDNQVPVLASALQNVIKLDEAACDAYRDRAYRLATEHFDIKRHIGEWTTLYDQVSRGLPVSAESSADGSSAVRKKQPVV; from the coding sequence ATGAAGCTTTTTTTTGCCCTTGGCTCCTTCTATCCTGCCCAGACTGGCGGTGCCGATAACTCGGCCTACTGGATGGTACGGGCGCTGGCAAAGAAAGGTCATCAGGTGTCGGTGGCGACCACCAATTCGGGCCTGAAGCCCGGCGATGTCGAGTTTGACCGCTGGAAACCGACCGAATTTGGGGAAGTGGTCTACGTCCGGACGCTGATTCACTACCTGCCGCTGCGCCTTTTCTGGTACTCCCTGCGGCGGGCCCTGCGGGCGGATGTAGTGCATCTGAACGCCGTTTTTTACCCGATTTCCATTCTGCTGGGCTACGCCTGCGCGCTGGCGGGTAAACGGGTTGTCTGGTCCGTGCACGGCGAACTGGCCCCCGAGGCGCTGCGGTACAGTCCCCGGCGCAAGAAGATTTTCCTGGCCTTGCTGGGCTTCATCAAGCACCGGGCGGTTTTTCACGCCACCAGCCCGAAAGAAGCCGGTTACGTGCGGCAGGTGCTGGGCGCTTCGGTCCGGGTGAAGGTGATTCCGCTTTTTCTGGAACTTCCGCCCCGCGAAACCCGCCAGACCGGCCAGCCGTATCTGCTGTTTGTCGGGCGGCTGCATACTGTCAAGGCGCTGGACCGGCTGTTTGATGCGCTGGCGGCGGTTCCCGAATTTCGGACCGGCGGCTGGCATCTGAAAGTGGTCGGCATCGGTGAACCCGAGTACGAGAAAGCCCTTCGGGAACAGGTGAACCAACTGGGCCTGACGGACCGGGTCCAGTTTCTGGGCTTCCGGGCCGGTGAAGAAAAATACCGGCTGATGGCCAGCGCCCGGGCAACCGTGCTGCCTTCGCATACCGAAAATTTTAGCGTCATAGTCGTGGAATCCCTGTCGCAGGGCACGCCCGTTCTGGCCTCGATTCATACGCCCTGGGAGATTCTGGAAGAAACCGGAGCCGGCTGGTGGACCGACAACCAGGTTCCCGTTCTGGCATCGGCTTTGCAGAACGTCATCAAACTGGACGAAGCGGCCTGCGACGCCTACCGCGACCGGGCGTACCGACTGGCGACCGAACACTTTGACATTAAACGCCACATCGGCGAATGGACAACGCTGTACGACCAGGTTTCCCGGGGTCTGCCCGTTTCGGCCGAATCGTCGGCCGACGGTTCTTCGGCCGTCCGAAAAAAACAGCCCGTTGTCTGA
- a CDS encoding glycosyltransferase family 4 protein — MKILIIHTVLWSHYKARVYSELYRQSQELDDAISLKVVHIAATERSRAKLGKPDLSLHQYPYEVLHDGFLEDFPFQARLKALIKVIHDFRPDVINTPGYYDPVVVLATMYCRMRGIRIVISNDSTSDDHQRIGWKETLKRQIIGMADGFFCYGTLSAAYMLELGARPEQILLKRNAVDNDAVRQLFQQSLPGRAERLAQEGLPARNFIYVGRIIDRLKNLRTLIQSFGAVQQDVPADNPWGLIILGQGDDQPALEDLIRQENIPYVRFLGGKSWDKVPAYLALADVLVLPSYSEPWGLVVNEAMACGLPVLVSDRCGCAPDLVENGRNGFTFAPDQPAQLTEALRQLVKQPDLARQMGEQSAAMIEPYSLQHVAAQMLQGFLLVTNYQPASFIPQ; from the coding sequence ATGAAAATACTCATCATCCATACGGTTCTCTGGAGCCATTACAAAGCCCGCGTCTATTCCGAACTCTACCGGCAGAGTCAGGAACTCGACGATGCCATTTCGCTGAAAGTGGTGCACATCGCGGCCACGGAGCGTTCGCGGGCGAAACTGGGCAAACCGGACCTGAGCCTGCACCAGTATCCCTACGAAGTGCTGCACGACGGCTTTCTAGAAGATTTTCCGTTCCAGGCCCGGCTTAAAGCGCTGATTAAAGTCATTCACGATTTCCGGCCGGATGTCATCAATACGCCGGGCTATTACGACCCGGTGGTGGTTCTGGCGACGATGTACTGCCGGATGCGGGGCATTCGGATCGTTATCTCCAACGATTCGACCTCCGACGACCACCAGCGGATTGGCTGGAAAGAGACGCTCAAACGGCAGATCATCGGCATGGCAGACGGCTTTTTCTGTTACGGAACGCTCTCGGCGGCCTACATGCTCGAACTGGGGGCGCGTCCCGAGCAGATTCTGCTCAAACGCAACGCGGTCGATAACGACGCCGTCCGGCAGTTGTTCCAGCAGTCGCTGCCCGGCCGGGCGGAACGGCTGGCGCAGGAAGGCCTTCCGGCGCGCAATTTCATTTACGTCGGCCGCATCATCGACCGGCTCAAAAACCTCCGGACGCTGATTCAATCTTTCGGGGCGGTTCAGCAGGACGTTCCGGCGGACAATCCCTGGGGCCTGATTATTCTGGGTCAGGGCGACGACCAGCCCGCGCTGGAAGACCTGATCCGGCAGGAAAACATTCCGTACGTCCGGTTTCTGGGCGGCAAATCCTGGGACAAGGTTCCGGCCTATCTGGCGCTGGCCGACGTGCTGGTGCTGCCCAGTTACTCCGAACCCTGGGGACTGGTGGTCAACGAGGCGATGGCCTGCGGGCTGCCCGTGCTGGTCTCCGACCGCTGCGGCTGCGCGCCCGACCTCGTCGAAAACGGCCGGAATGGCTTCACCTTCGCGCCCGACCAGCCCGCCCAATTGACAGAAGCCCTGCGGCAACTGGTGAAGCAGCCGGATCTGGCCCGGCAGATGGGCGAACAGTCCGCCGCCATGATTGAGCCCTACAGCCTGCAGCACGTGGCCGCTCAGATGCTTCAGGGCTTTCTGCTTGTTACCAACTACCAACCGGCATCGTTTATCCCCCAATGA
- a CDS encoding glycosyltransferase family 2 protein → MRNLVSVIILTHNEEKHLARCLTSLKLFTDHIFIVDSFSTDSTVEIARSMGAQVVQNPWVNYATQFNYGIEHNPFQTPWVMRMDADEYVLPELASEILTQLPGQPEDVTGIYVKRRVMFMDQWIRRGGFYPTWLLRLWRRGLGYCEQRWHDEHIKVTAGRTINFEQDLVDHNLNNLTWWTQKHNHYTIIEMIDLLGTRYNFGSDDQHVEPKLFGSQEQRKRYLKLRYASLPLFTRPFLYFLYRYFVKLGFLDGRKGLIWHFLQAFWYRFLVDAKIFEVHHRVGYDREAIIDFFKSEYGKDLRSVARTDTARRDDARRDDARRDDAQPAPAGR, encoded by the coding sequence ATGAGAAATCTGGTTTCGGTCATCATTCTGACCCATAACGAGGAGAAGCATCTCGCCCGCTGTCTGACGAGCCTGAAGCTTTTCACCGATCACATTTTTATCGTCGATTCCTTTTCCACCGATTCTACCGTTGAAATTGCCCGTTCGATGGGGGCTCAGGTCGTGCAGAATCCCTGGGTCAATTACGCCACCCAGTTCAATTACGGTATTGAACACAATCCGTTTCAGACGCCCTGGGTCATGCGGATGGACGCCGACGAATACGTCCTGCCCGAACTGGCCAGCGAGATTCTGACCCAACTGCCGGGCCAGCCCGAGGACGTGACGGGCATCTACGTCAAACGCCGGGTCATGTTCATGGACCAGTGGATTCGGCGGGGCGGCTTCTACCCGACCTGGCTGCTGCGGCTCTGGCGGCGCGGACTGGGCTACTGCGAACAACGCTGGCACGACGAGCACATCAAGGTAACGGCGGGCCGGACCATCAATTTTGAGCAGGATCTGGTCGATCACAATCTGAACAACCTGACCTGGTGGACCCAGAAGCACAATCATTACACCATCATCGAAATGATTGACCTGCTCGGCACCCGCTACAATTTTGGCAGCGACGACCAGCACGTGGAGCCGAAGCTGTTCGGCTCGCAGGAACAGCGGAAACGGTATCTGAAGCTGCGGTATGCCTCGCTGCCCCTCTTTACGCGCCCGTTTTTGTACTTCCTGTACCGGTATTTTGTTAAATTGGGCTTTCTCGACGGCCGCAAAGGGCTTATCTGGCATTTTCTTCAGGCTTTCTGGTACCGCTTTCTGGTCGATGCCAAAATCTTTGAAGTGCATCACCGGGTAGGCTACGACCGCGAAGCAATCATTGATTTTTTCAAAAGCGAATATGGCAAAGACCTCCGAAGCGTCGCCCGGACTGACACCGCCCGACGTGACGACGCCCGACGTGACGACGCCCGACGTGACGACGCCCAACCCGCACCCGCGGGGCGCTGA
- a CDS encoding WcaF family extracellular polysaccharide biosynthesis acetyltransferase has translation MAKTSEASPGLTPPDVTTPDVTTPDVTTPNPHPRGAETVGSGHAGPRPAGKVALANYDNNWYKPGSRWKILLWFLLNPVFVNTYLPIPVGLKNSLLRLFGAKIARGVVIKPAVNIKYPWLLTVENDVWIGEKVWIDNLAPVHIGANACLSQGAMLLCGNHDFRKPTFDLIVKSITLEEGAWIGAQAVVCPGVTVHSHAVLAVGSVATKPLEAYGVYQGNPAVFVKKREINA, from the coding sequence ATGGCAAAGACCTCCGAAGCGTCGCCCGGACTGACACCGCCCGACGTGACGACGCCCGACGTGACGACGCCCGACGTGACGACGCCCAACCCGCACCCGCGGGGCGCTGAAACCGTTGGGTCAGGCCATGCTGGGCCTCGTCCTGCCGGAAAGGTGGCGCTGGCTAACTACGACAACAACTGGTACAAGCCCGGCTCCCGCTGGAAAATTCTGTTGTGGTTTCTGCTGAACCCGGTTTTTGTCAACACCTACCTGCCTATTCCGGTTGGTCTGAAAAACAGCCTGTTGCGCCTCTTTGGGGCCAAGATCGCGCGGGGCGTGGTCATCAAACCGGCCGTCAATATCAAGTACCCGTGGTTACTTACGGTGGAAAACGACGTCTGGATAGGTGAAAAGGTCTGGATCGATAACCTGGCTCCGGTCCATATCGGCGCCAACGCCTGCCTGTCGCAGGGTGCCATGCTGCTGTGCGGCAACCACGATTTCCGGAAGCCGACTTTCGATCTGATCGTCAAGTCGATCACGCTGGAGGAAGGGGCCTGGATCGGCGCGCAGGCGGTGGTCTGTCCGGGTGTTACGGTCCACTCCCACGCCGTTCTGGCCGTAGGTTCCGTGGCCACCAAACCGCTGGAAGCGTACGGCGTTTACCAGGGAAATCCGGCGGTCTTTGTAAAAAAACGAGAAATTAACGCGTGA